A window of Aquibium oceanicum genomic DNA:
GGGCTCATCGGCCACAACAGTGCCGGCTTCGACGTCGAGGCAGACGCGCCGGCGGCGCCCGCAAATCCGAAAGGCGCGCCTGCCATCGCCGATCTCGTCGCCCGGGCGGCGGCCATTCATACCGCGCATGTGGCGGCGAAACGGCGCAAGCTGACCGCATTCGTCATTCCGGCGCGGCCGGACAATGAAACCGAAGATTCCGCTCCGGGGCGTCCGGCGGAAAGAACGCAAGGAGACTGACAATGGCTCGCGTATTCGAAGGCATGTACATCGGCGGCGGCTGGTCCGCGACGCAGAAGACCTTCAAGGACCTGAACCCCGCCGACGGATCGGTGTGGGCCGAGGTGCCCGATTCCGGCCGCGCCGAGACGGCCGCCGCGATCGACGCGGCGCACGCCGCCTTTCCCGAATGGTCGCAGCTGCCGTTTTCCAAGCGCGCCCACATCCTGATGAAGGCCGCCGAGATCTGGGAGCGGCGCAAGATGGAGATCGTCGAGGCGATCCAGGCCGAGGGTGGCGGATGGTTCGGCAAGGGCATGTTCGAGACCGGCTACGTGACCGAGATCTTCCATGCCGCGGCCGGCTCGGTGTGGCAGCCGACCGGCGAGGTCCTGCCGTCGGAATACGGCAAGGTGTCGATGGCCGTGCGCCGGCCGATGGGCGTTGTCTCTGTCATCAGCCCGTGGAACTTCCCCTGCATTCTCACCGCGCGCGGCTTTCTCTTCCCGCTGGTGGCGGGCAACACGATCGTTCTGAAACCGTCGGAGGAGACGCCCTATCTCGGCGGACTGCTGTTCGCTGAAATCTTCGAGGAGGCGGGGCTGCCCAAGGGCGTGCTCAACGTGGTCACCTGTTCGCGCGACAACGTGGCCGAGGTCGGTGACGAGCTGATCGAGCACCCCTACGTGAAGGGCATTTCCTTCACCGGCTCGACCGCCGTCGGCCGCCAGGTCGCGGCGAAGGCGGGCGCCCACCTGAAGAAGTGCTGCGTGGAGCTCGGTGGCAAGGATTCTCTCATCGTGTGCGACGACGCCGACATGGAACGCGCCACGCAGGCGGCCAATTTTGGCTCCTTCATGCACCAGGGCCAGATCTGCATGTCGGTCGAGAAGGTGCTGGTGCACGAGAAGATCTTCGACGAGTTCCTCAAGAAGTTCGTCGAGCGAGCCGGCAAGCTCAAGGTCGGCGATCCGACAAAGAGCAAGGAGCACATCATAGGCCCGCTCATCAACGACAAGCAGCTCGGCAAGGTGAAGGAACAGCTCGAGGATGCCATTGCCAAGGGCGCCAAGGTGGTGCTCGGCGGCAAGATAGACGGTCGCTACGTCGAGCCGACGATCCTGACGGGCGTCACGCCCGACATGAAGCTCTACCAGGACGAGACCTTCGGCCCCGTGGTGCCGGTGATCCCCTTCCGCACGGATGACGAGGCGGTGCAGATCGCCAACGACACCGAATACGGCCTGTCGGCCGGCGTCATGACCCGCGACGAGGTGCGGGGGCTGGCGATCGTCAACAAGCTCGACACCGGCAACTGCCACATCAACTGCTCGTCGGTGAACGACGAGCCGCATGTGCCCTTCGGCGGCTTCAAGGCTTCGGGCTCGGGCAAGCATGGCGGGCGCTGGTCGCTGGAGACCTTCACGGAAACCCGCTGGATCACGCTCGACCGCGGCGGCAGGCCGTATCCGCCGATGTTCTGACGCGTCGGCTCCGCCGCCCGCTCCGTCCGGGCGGCGGAGCCTTGAATGCTTCAGGGATTGCCGATCAGCGGTTCGCGGAGCGGTGCGTCTGCCTTTCGAAGCCTGCGCCGGCCTGCCGACGTGACGTGCCCCGGCCTCGTTCGAGCCGTCGCTCGGCTTCAACGCCGAGTTCCTCCAGGCTGCCGTAGCCGGTCATCTCCAGGGCCTCGTTGCCGGTGATGACGCGCTCACGCCACGCTCTGAGAATGTCGTCCCTTCTCATGGCCGTCCTCCGTGGTTCCCCATGCAGGTAGGGTTTTTATTCGGAGCGAGAACCCCTCGGACGCGGCAAATTTGCCGGGCAACGAAAAACGCCCGCGCCATCAGATTTCAGCGCGGGCATGGAGATGGATGTGCCGGCCAACGCAAGGGCCTTTCGATGAGAATCGGCGCAGCCTCTCATCCGGCCCTTCGGGCCACCTTCTCCCCGTGAACGGGGAGAAGGGGCGGTTTCATCGAGGCCTTCGCCAATCGTGAAGTTCATAGGTCGGGCGCCAGCATCGCGGCCGGCGTCCCTTCTCCCGGCTTGCGGGGAGAAGGTGCCCGAAGGGCGGATGAGGGGCGGCGCGAGGGTCGAATGAAGCCGTTGGGAGATCAGGCCGGCTTCTTCGTGCGCCAGCTGTCGGCGTAGTTCTCGCGCGCCTCGCGGGCATAGGGCGTCGGCGAAACGCGCACACGGATCTCCGCCTGCTTGTGGCGTTCGGTGGAGCTCTTGCCGCTGCCGCCGTCGGGCTCGCCCCAGACCAGCGTCAGTACGTCGCCTTCCTTGACGTCCGGATCGACGATGCCGAGCGACAGCATGCAGCGCTCGTTGAAGGAGTAGCCGTTGAACATCGAGAGCCCCGCCAGCCGGTCGCCGATCATCACCCGGTCGAAGCCCGAGGAGGCATAGTTCGGCTGCGGCAGGTCGAGCCACTTGTAGTTTTCCTCGCCCGGCCGGAAGGCTGAGTGGATGACCTTCATGACGTCCTCGTCGTTCCACTCGAAAGTGACCTTCTTGCGCGACGGCTTGTCCTTCATGGCCGCGAGGGCGTCCTTGCCGATGAAGTCGTCCTTCTTCCAGCCGATGTAGAAGCCGTAGCCGAGTTCGAAGGGGGTGGTGTAGTAGTCCTCTATGTCGTCGGAGACGAAGCTGCCGCCGATCGAGCCGTTGGCCTCGTAGGAATCGGCCCCCAGCCATTCGCGGTATTCCTCCATCATGCCGCCGCCGGTGTAGATGGCGGGCAGGGGGGAGGGGATCCAGCCGGATTCGAGCGTGTTGGTGGAATAGGCGCGCGAGCCGACGCGGCGCAAGTCGACGCCGGCGTCCTGCGCGGCTTGCAGGATCACCGACTGGACGTAGGCCTTGTCCTCGTAGGGGCCCCAGACCTCCAGCCCCGGCGCGCCGGCCATGCCGTGGCGCAGGGCGCGTACCTTCTTCGAGCCGGCGTTGATCCAGTCGACGTGGAAGAACTTGATCTCCTGGACAGGGCCGCCGTTCATGGCGTCGAGCACCTTGTTGGCGTCGGGTCCCTGGATCTGGAAGCGGTAGTGCGTCCGGTAGATCGCCTTGCCGTCGGGGCGTGAATCGGAGCGTGGGTCGCGGTGCAGGCGCACGTTCCACTTACCGACCGCCTGCTGGAACTGCACCCAGTTCGCTGTTGGCGCCCGACCGACCAGCACGAACTTGTCGTCGCGCTCGCGGAAGATGATCATGTCGCCGATCACGTGCCCGGACGGCGTGACCGGCACGAAGTGCTTTGCGCGGTTCAGGTCGAAGTTCGAGAAGCTGTTGACGCCGACTTGGGAG
This region includes:
- the ligM gene encoding vanillate/3-O-methylgallate O-demethylase encodes the protein MANHSLQALMREKGNVVEMLRNSKIGMYVYPVVANEFTNWRDEQRAWRETAVLFDQTHHMDELIVEGPQAAEFLSQVGVNSFSNFDLNRAKHFVPVTPSGHVIGDMIIFRERDDKFVLVGRAPTANWVQFQQAVGKWNVRLHRDPRSDSRPDGKAIYRTHYRFQIQGPDANKVLDAMNGGPVQEIKFFHVDWINAGSKKVRALRHGMAGAPGLEVWGPYEDKAYVQSVILQAAQDAGVDLRRVGSRAYSTNTLESGWIPSPLPAIYTGGGMMEEYREWLGADSYEANGSIGGSFVSDDIEDYYTTPFELGYGFYIGWKKDDFIGKDALAAMKDKPSRKKVTFEWNDEDVMKVIHSAFRPGEENYKWLDLPQPNYASSGFDRVMIGDRLAGLSMFNGYSFNERCMLSLGIVDPDVKEGDVLTLVWGEPDGGSGKSSTERHKQAEIRVRVSPTPYAREARENYADSWRTKKPA
- a CDS encoding aldehyde dehydrogenase family protein; its protein translation is MARVFEGMYIGGGWSATQKTFKDLNPADGSVWAEVPDSGRAETAAAIDAAHAAFPEWSQLPFSKRAHILMKAAEIWERRKMEIVEAIQAEGGGWFGKGMFETGYVTEIFHAAAGSVWQPTGEVLPSEYGKVSMAVRRPMGVVSVISPWNFPCILTARGFLFPLVAGNTIVLKPSEETPYLGGLLFAEIFEEAGLPKGVLNVVTCSRDNVAEVGDELIEHPYVKGISFTGSTAVGRQVAAKAGAHLKKCCVELGGKDSLIVCDDADMERATQAANFGSFMHQGQICMSVEKVLVHEKIFDEFLKKFVERAGKLKVGDPTKSKEHIIGPLINDKQLGKVKEQLEDAIAKGAKVVLGGKIDGRYVEPTILTGVTPDMKLYQDETFGPVVPVIPFRTDDEAVQIANDTEYGLSAGVMTRDEVRGLAIVNKLDTGNCHINCSSVNDEPHVPFGGFKASGSGKHGGRWSLETFTETRWITLDRGGRPYPPMF